The genome window AAATGCTATATCAACTATTGTTACGAGAATTGATAGAAGAGTTTTAAATTTTTTCTTCTGCATATGAAATATGCAGGTCATAATAATTCCTGTTAAGGTCATACTTCCTGTGACTGCAAGTCCGTATGCTGCAGCTAAGTTGCTGGATTCTTTAAATTCAGACATAATGACTATGACAAAGAAAAGTAAAAACCAGTTTACAGCTCCAATATATATTTGTGATCTTAATTCAGGAGAGGTGTAATCAATTTTAAACATAGGCATAATGCGAGTTGCGATTCCCTGATAAACAATAGAGAACATTGCACTGATCATTGCCTGAGAGGCTATTACAGTTGCGATAATGCTGAGTATTAAAAATGGAATATAAAGTGTATTTGACTGAGTAAATATCATTTCAAAAAGAATGTTTTTAGCTTGAGGGTGTTGTATAAGAAAAGCTCCTTGTCCAAAATAATTGAGTATTAGAGCTATAAATACTATATACCAGGAATTTGCAATAGGTTTTCTACCAAGGTGACCCATGTCAGCATATAAGGCTTCTCCGCCAGTAGCACAAAGTATAACACTTGATAGAATAATAAAACCCGCAATACCGTTATCTATGAAAAATTTTATACCATAATAAGGGATTATGGCTTTTAATATGCCTGGAGAATGCATCAACGAGATAATTCCTGAAATTGCCAATGCTAAAAACCATAATATCATTAGTGGGCCAAATGAACCGGCAACCCTCTCAGTGCCTTTTTTTTGAAACAAAAATAAGCTTATAGCTATAATTGCAGCTATGACTATGAGAAATTCCTGGTTTATTTGTTCTAAACCAGGAATTAATCTCATACCTTCAACAGCACTAAGAATACTAATCGCAGGTGTTATTACACCATCACCTATAAGTAAAGAAATACCTATAAATGTAAGTATTGAGACTAATGCAATTTGTTTGTTAGATTTTAATAGTGGAACCAGGATTTCTCTTAGAACAATGGTTCCTCCCTCCCCTTTTTTTCCAAGACTCATAGCTAGCCAGGCATATTCTATCGTAACAAGAATAGTCATAGTCCAAAAAATCAGGGATAAAATACCTGTAATATTAGCTGAAGTTGGTTTTATAAAAAGAAAAATAACTGTAAGTGTATAAATGGGACTTGTTCCAATATCTCCAAAAACTAGTCCGAGTGATTTTATCATCTTATTTATATTAGACTTTGCATTATCCACGAATTATTACCCTTAAAAACTAGAAAACAATAATCTGGTTTAATTTCTTACTCATTGCCTTAATACTAAGACTAATAAGAATTAAATCAATTAAATGTCAAGAAATGTAACAAGATTTAAAAAAAGTCCTAAAGTTTTTTAGAAACGTGCCGATAAATATAATAAGACCGAATTAGGTCATACCCCA of Candidatus Melainabacteria bacterium RIFOXYA2_FULL_32_9 contains these proteins:
- a CDS encoding potassium transporter Kup, with the translated sequence MIKSLGLVFGDIGTSPIYTLTVIFLFIKPTSANITGILSLIFWTMTILVTIEYAWLAMSLGKKGEGGTIVLREILVPLLKSNKQIALVSILTFIGISLLIGDGVITPAISILSAVEGMRLIPGLEQINQEFLIVIAAIIAISLFLFQKKGTERVAGSFGPLMILWFLALAISGIISLMHSPGILKAIIPYYGIKFFIDNGIAGFIILSSVILCATGGEALYADMGHLGRKPIANSWYIVFIALILNYFGQGAFLIQHPQAKNILFEMIFTQSNTLYIPFLILSIIATVIASQAMISAMFSIVYQGIATRIMPMFKIDYTSPELRSQIYIGAVNWFLLFFVIVIMSEFKESSNLAAAYGLAVTGSMTLTGIIMTCIFHMQKKKFKTLLSILVTIVDIAFLIANFSKIPHGGYWSIIIAIIPLCIILIYTSGQRKLYRSLKPIDLDKFLRKYKEARESKCKIQGSALFFARDIKKIPPYIANTMFVNNILYEDNIIVSINTLDNPFGISGGFKEKLADGLRIFEIQVGYLEVIDVELMLNQAGINELAIFYGVEDIMTNNPIWFIFSLIKKATPSFVQFYKLPPYKLHGVITRLEM